One segment of Anopheles stephensi strain Indian chromosome 3, UCI_ANSTEP_V1.0, whole genome shotgun sequence DNA contains the following:
- the LOC118510609 gene encoding alpha-ketoglutarate-dependent dioxygenase alkB homolog 4: protein MDHPRPCGCKGRRTCLSCEAEFGIERSDFYTIFQNSDSYVFCPLCNKIYPGWDWRKVLAEHADTPQHGGVQGETYPGVYIDLDFLSTDEEVELLHGLDELPWDVSQSGRRKQNFGPKTNFKKTRLRVAQFAGFPRVSEFVQRRFERVPLLATFQTIEQCSLEYAPERGASIDPHIDDCWIWGERIVTVNMLSDSVLTMSPYRCVDGKSKYNLHFLDQYRKDLLGELMDEKAMLRFEHCIVRIPMPRRSLLVLYGSPRYQWEHSVLREDITDRRVCLAYREFTPMYLQGGSEFSQSEGIFERAKQFWDHRSVTVDS, encoded by the exons ATGGACCATCCTCGACCATGCGGTTGCAAGGGCCGTAGGACGTGCCTTAGCTGCGAGGCCGAATTCGGCATCGAGCGCAGTGATTTCTACACCATATTTCAG AACTCCGATTCGTACGTGTTCTGTCCGCTTTGTAACAAAATTTACCCCGGCTGGGATTGGCGAAAGGTGCTGGCCGAGCATGCAGACACCCCACAGCACGGTGGTGTTCAGGGCGAAACCTATCCCGGTGTGTACATCGATCTCGACTTTCTGTCCACCGACGAGGAAGTGGAACTGTTGCACGGGTTAGATGAGTTGCCGTGGGATGTTTCGCAGAGCGGACGACGGAAGCAAAACTTTGGACCGAAAACAAACTTTAAGAAAACGCGCCTTCGGGTGGCCCAGTTTGCCGGCTTTCCACGGGTGAGCGAATTTGTTCAGCGTCGCTTCGAGCGGGTTCCACTGTTGGCCACTTTCCAGACGATAGAACAATGCTCGCTGGAGTATGCGCCGGAGCGTGGTGCTTCGATCGATCCGCACATAGACGATTGTTGGATCTGGGGCGAACGGATCGTGACGGTCAACATGCTGAGTGATTCGGTGCTAACGATGTCTCCGTACCGGTGTGTCGATGGGAAGTCCAAGTATAATCTACACTTTCTGGACCAGTATCGGAAAGATCTGCTCGGGGAGCTGATGGATGAGAAAGCGATGCTTCGCTTTGAGCACTGTATCGTGCGGATACCGATGCCGAG ACGGTCCCTGCTAGTGCTGTACGGATCTCCACGGTATCAGTGGGAACATTCGGTGTTGCGCGAGGACATAACCGATCGTCGGGTGTGTTTGGCGTATCGGGAATTTACACCGATGTATCTGCAGGGTGGCAGTGAGTTTAGCCAGAGTGAAGGTATCTTCGAACGAGCGAAACAATTTTGGGACCATCGGTCCGTAACGGTGGACAGCTAA
- the LOC118510607 gene encoding recombination repair protein 1 isoform X1 yields the protein MEEKPKKRVRQPRAVKEDTPLQPLTDNPIKPEPNDLAPVVEPVKAKGGKRKVNAAETVATEKPSRKTVAAGKKAKATEQSNGGLEENEAVEEEKKVEETVVTKSAPVKKGRTTKKSAPAAVEQTNGAMGEEDPESNGSREKTPVVVKPNPVKKGARSAKKPAIVEQPDENTSSPVEEKKPKGRKTVAKDTKKVGKVEKAEPADVPEQTVESPVAPTKRGRAKPIATKQEVDSVEEPASPPKPKGRGKGKAAAKGKVEEEKSLTMAEPVTATKPNARGRKKVAALEETTPDVVSAPELPTPAKTVELPKRGRTRKAIVPSEADGEEAESGPSKTKKRAATANASNGDIPTVTQRKRTKAPVPEQEEPDTVVPSKEKKAKVAAAPKMNKCATDYATINFALDESKPWNYKISSWNVAGLRGWIGKGGLEFIDHEQPDILCVQETKCTEDQLPDEARHIKGYHPYWLCKPGGYAGVAIYSKKMPIHVAYGLGDEEQDQDGRLLTAEYEKFYLVCVYVPNAGKKLVTLPKRMRWDEKFHSYLRELDAKKPVILCGDMNVAHEEIDLANPKTNRKNAGFTQEERDGMSNLLSLGFVDTFRKLYPDRAGAYTFWTYMGGARAKNVGWRLDYFITSERLVDKVTDNVIRTQVYGSDHCPVTLFLNI from the exons ATGGAAGAAAAGCCAAAAAAGCGTGTCCGTCAACCAAGGGCCGTGAAGGAAGACACTCCACTGCAACCACTTACGGACAATCCGATCAAGCCGGAACCCAACGATCTAGCACCGGTTGTTGAGCCGGTGAAAGCGAAAGGTGGCAAACGGAAGGTAAATGCGGCGGAAACGGTTGCTACCGAAAAGCCATCGAGAAAGACGGTGGCTGCAGGCAAGAAAGCAAAGGCAACAGAGCAAAGCAACGGTGGGCTGGAAGAAAATGAAGCTGTCGAGGAGGAGAAGAAGGTCGAGGAAACGGTCGTAACGAAAAGTGCACCGGTTAAAAAAGGTCGAACGACGAAAAAGAGCGCACCGGCGGCAGTAGAACAAACTAACGGGGCCATGGGCGAGGAAGACCCGGAAAGCAATGGTTCACGGGAAAAGACTCCGGTTGTGGTAAAACCGAACCCGGTAAAGAAGGGTGCTCGATCGGCGAAGAAACCAGCGATTGTGGAGCAACCCGACGAAAACACAAGCAGCCCGGTTGAAGAAAAGAAGCCCAAGGGCCGGAAAACGGTTGCCAAGGATACGAAGAAAGTCGGCAAGGTGGAAAAGGCAGAGCCTGCTGATGTGCCGGAACAGACAGTTGAATCTCCAGTAGCGCCTACTAAACGTGGAAGAGCAAAGCCGATCGCTACGAAGCAAGAAGTGGATTCAGTGGAAGAACCAGCTAGTCCTCCAAAGCCAAAAGGACGTGGCAAAGGCAAAG CTGCTGCCAAAGGAAAAGTAGAAGAGGAAAAATCTCTGACCATGGCCGAACCGGTCACGGCTACAAAACCGAATGCAAGAGGCCGGAAGAAAGTTGCTGCCCTCGAGGAAACGACTCCAGATG TGGTTTCCGCACCCGAATTACCAACACCAGCCAAGACTGTAGAACTGCCCAAACGGGGCAGAACTCGAAAGGCGATTGTTCCGAGCGAGG CTGATGGAGAAGAAGCTGAATCTGGCCCCAGCAAGACCAAGAAAAGAGCTGCAACGGCTAATGCAAGCAATGGAG ACATTCCGACCGTAACGCAACGCAAGCGAACCAAAGCACCGGTACCCGAGCAGGAGGAGCCCGATACGGTGGTTCCGtccaaagaaaagaaagcgaaaGTGGCGGCCGCACCGAAAATGAACAAATGTGCCACCGACTATGCAACGATCAACTTTGCGCTGGACGAAAGCAAACCCTGGAACTATAAAATCTCCAGCTGGAACGTAGCCGGACTGCGTGGTTGGATCGGCAAGGGTGGGCTGGAGTTTATCGACCACGAGCAACCGGACATACTGTGCGTGCAGGAAACGAAGTGTACCGAGGATCAGCTGCCGGACGAGGCGCGTCACATCAAGGGCTACCATCCGTACTGGCTGTGCAAACCGGGTGGGTACGCGGGCGTTGCCATCTACTCGAAAAAGATGCCCATCCACGTGGCGTACGGGTTGGGCGATGAGGAGCAAGATCAGGACGGGCGTCTGCTAACGGCCGAGTACGAAAAGTTCtaccttgtgtgtgtgtacgtgccgAATGCGGGCAAAAAGTTGGTCACACTACCGAAACGGATGAGATGGGACGAAAAGTTTCACAGCTATTTGCGTGAACTGGACGCCAAAAAGCCGGTCATACTTTGTGGTGATATGAATGTGGCGCACGAAGAGATTGATTTGGCGAACCCGAAAACTAACAGGAAGAATGCTGGGTTCACCCAGGAGGAGCGGGACGGGATGAGCAATCTGCTGTCGCTTGGGTTTGTGGACACATTCCGGAAGCTGTACCCGGACCGGGCCGGTGCGTACACGTTCTGGACGTACATGGGAGGGGCGCGGGCAAAGAATGTTGGGTGGCGGCTGGACTACTTCATCACCTCCGAGCGGTTGGTGGATAAGGTGACGGATAACGTTATCCGGACGCAGGTGTACGGTAGCGACCACTGTCCCGTGACGTTGTTTTTAAACATCTGA
- the LOC118510607 gene encoding recombination repair protein 1 isoform X2: protein MEEKPKKRVRQPRAVKEDTPLQPLTDNPIKPEPNDLAPVVEPVKAKGGKRKVNAAETVATEKPSRKTVAAGKKAKATEQSNGGLEENEAVEEEKKVEETVVTKSAPVKKGRTTKKSAPAAVEQTNGAMGEEDPESNGSREKTPVVVKPNPVKKGARSAKKPAIVEQPDENTSSPVEEKKPKGRKTVAKDTKKVGKVEKAEPADVPEQTVESPVAPTKRGRAKPIATKQEVDSVEEPASPPKPKGRGKGKAAAKGKVEEEKSLTMAEPVTATKPNARGRKKVAALEETTPDADGEEAESGPSKTKKRAATANASNGDIPTVTQRKRTKAPVPEQEEPDTVVPSKEKKAKVAAAPKMNKCATDYATINFALDESKPWNYKISSWNVAGLRGWIGKGGLEFIDHEQPDILCVQETKCTEDQLPDEARHIKGYHPYWLCKPGGYAGVAIYSKKMPIHVAYGLGDEEQDQDGRLLTAEYEKFYLVCVYVPNAGKKLVTLPKRMRWDEKFHSYLRELDAKKPVILCGDMNVAHEEIDLANPKTNRKNAGFTQEERDGMSNLLSLGFVDTFRKLYPDRAGAYTFWTYMGGARAKNVGWRLDYFITSERLVDKVTDNVIRTQVYGSDHCPVTLFLNI, encoded by the exons ATGGAAGAAAAGCCAAAAAAGCGTGTCCGTCAACCAAGGGCCGTGAAGGAAGACACTCCACTGCAACCACTTACGGACAATCCGATCAAGCCGGAACCCAACGATCTAGCACCGGTTGTTGAGCCGGTGAAAGCGAAAGGTGGCAAACGGAAGGTAAATGCGGCGGAAACGGTTGCTACCGAAAAGCCATCGAGAAAGACGGTGGCTGCAGGCAAGAAAGCAAAGGCAACAGAGCAAAGCAACGGTGGGCTGGAAGAAAATGAAGCTGTCGAGGAGGAGAAGAAGGTCGAGGAAACGGTCGTAACGAAAAGTGCACCGGTTAAAAAAGGTCGAACGACGAAAAAGAGCGCACCGGCGGCAGTAGAACAAACTAACGGGGCCATGGGCGAGGAAGACCCGGAAAGCAATGGTTCACGGGAAAAGACTCCGGTTGTGGTAAAACCGAACCCGGTAAAGAAGGGTGCTCGATCGGCGAAGAAACCAGCGATTGTGGAGCAACCCGACGAAAACACAAGCAGCCCGGTTGAAGAAAAGAAGCCCAAGGGCCGGAAAACGGTTGCCAAGGATACGAAGAAAGTCGGCAAGGTGGAAAAGGCAGAGCCTGCTGATGTGCCGGAACAGACAGTTGAATCTCCAGTAGCGCCTACTAAACGTGGAAGAGCAAAGCCGATCGCTACGAAGCAAGAAGTGGATTCAGTGGAAGAACCAGCTAGTCCTCCAAAGCCAAAAGGACGTGGCAAAGGCAAAG CTGCTGCCAAAGGAAAAGTAGAAGAGGAAAAATCTCTGACCATGGCCGAACCGGTCACGGCTACAAAACCGAATGCAAGAGGCCGGAAGAAAGTTGCTGCCCTCGAGGAAACGACTCCAGATG CTGATGGAGAAGAAGCTGAATCTGGCCCCAGCAAGACCAAGAAAAGAGCTGCAACGGCTAATGCAAGCAATGGAG ACATTCCGACCGTAACGCAACGCAAGCGAACCAAAGCACCGGTACCCGAGCAGGAGGAGCCCGATACGGTGGTTCCGtccaaagaaaagaaagcgaaaGTGGCGGCCGCACCGAAAATGAACAAATGTGCCACCGACTATGCAACGATCAACTTTGCGCTGGACGAAAGCAAACCCTGGAACTATAAAATCTCCAGCTGGAACGTAGCCGGACTGCGTGGTTGGATCGGCAAGGGTGGGCTGGAGTTTATCGACCACGAGCAACCGGACATACTGTGCGTGCAGGAAACGAAGTGTACCGAGGATCAGCTGCCGGACGAGGCGCGTCACATCAAGGGCTACCATCCGTACTGGCTGTGCAAACCGGGTGGGTACGCGGGCGTTGCCATCTACTCGAAAAAGATGCCCATCCACGTGGCGTACGGGTTGGGCGATGAGGAGCAAGATCAGGACGGGCGTCTGCTAACGGCCGAGTACGAAAAGTTCtaccttgtgtgtgtgtacgtgccgAATGCGGGCAAAAAGTTGGTCACACTACCGAAACGGATGAGATGGGACGAAAAGTTTCACAGCTATTTGCGTGAACTGGACGCCAAAAAGCCGGTCATACTTTGTGGTGATATGAATGTGGCGCACGAAGAGATTGATTTGGCGAACCCGAAAACTAACAGGAAGAATGCTGGGTTCACCCAGGAGGAGCGGGACGGGATGAGCAATCTGCTGTCGCTTGGGTTTGTGGACACATTCCGGAAGCTGTACCCGGACCGGGCCGGTGCGTACACGTTCTGGACGTACATGGGAGGGGCGCGGGCAAAGAATGTTGGGTGGCGGCTGGACTACTTCATCACCTCCGAGCGGTTGGTGGATAAGGTGACGGATAACGTTATCCGGACGCAGGTGTACGGTAGCGACCACTGTCCCGTGACGTTGTTTTTAAACATCTGA
- the LOC118510612 gene encoding transmembrane protein 53-B, with the protein MSAAYGTRMEPDYPLDDTLEYFIKFPSPNFRSDTQTAESDYVFVCNETNVPIVLLLGWAGCQDKYLMKYSKIYEDRGLITIRYTAPVENLFWKRAGMHQIGEKILKLIYDMNFDSHPLIFHVFSNGGAFLYQHIALALRRSKSPINICGMIFDSAPGDRRIVGLYRAITAIYGKERRCNTLLSALMAVAAILLWTFEDAFNYVLNFIKPRGYEVQTNPSHNLKYESNAWPQLFLYSKEDLLIPYTDIEKFANYRRRCGVDVRMVCFDRSEHVKHYIRHPQQYIYTVCKFINDCLSHYYGKFHN; encoded by the exons ATGTCGGCTGCATACGGGACACGGATGGAACCGGACTATCCGCTTGACGACACGTTGGAGTACTTTATCAAATTCCCTTCACCGAACTTCCGGAGCGACACACAAACGGCCGAAAGTGactatgtgtttgtgtgtaacgAAACGAATGTTCCCATCGTGTTGCTGCTCGGATGGGCCGGATGTCAGGACAAGTACCTGATGAAGTACTCCAAAATCTATGAAGATCGTGG TCTCATCACCATCCGCTACACGGCACCGGTGGAAAATTTGTTCTGGAAGCGGGCCGGCATGCATCAGATTGGGGAGAAAATATTGAAGCTCATCTACGACATGAACTTCGACAGCCATCCACTTATATTCCACGTATTTTCCAATGGGGGAGCATTCCTGTACCAGCATATCGCACTCGCCCTGAGACGGTCCAAGTCGCCGATCAACATTTGTGGGATGATCTTTGACTCGGCACCGGGTGATCGGCGGATAGTGGGTCTTTACCGTGCCATTACGGCTATCTACGGGAAGGAGCGACGCTGCAACACACTGCTGTCGGCGTTGATGGCAGTGGCGGCCATTTTGCTGTGGACATTCGAG GACGCCTTCAATTATGTACTTAACTTTATCAAACCACGAGGGTACGAAGTACAAACCAATCCGTCGCACAATCTCAAGTACGAAAGCAATGCATGGCCGCAGCTGTTCCTCTACTCGAAGGAGGATCTTTTGATACCATATACT GACATTGAAAAGTTTGCCAACTACCGACGACGCTGCGGTGTGGACGTGCGCATGGTGTGCTTCGATCGTTCCGAGCACGTAAAACACTACATCCGCCATCCGCAGCAATACATCTACACCGTGTGCAAGTTCATTAACGACTGTTTATCTCACTACTATGGCAAATTCCATAACTAA
- the LOC118510611 gene encoding uncharacterized protein LOC118510611 translates to MKRYLLDLSELFIDHRRKAYIGYRPTWTTVASVIGSIRSTFNIQPDLYICSEDGIFYPEGESVELIEDEEVIKVFPKEHVAKEKTRSDDEPRKRRVSNLLHESSTYEDIEATLLSLPKPKRRRVRKRKTKQDTSEEPAPRQTLPRTEEAKVQQPVSDTEHNNGHIRFSHQESQSSEGSKSSEEVELPYRNLNRTMKARVVHAVSSQALNERSSRNGSDPSAATTASSNGEPADSEQTQPIITKPNIKARVVRATNGGSAVEVKQEQLEASATEQSYQPQTTVADDTDVIEIDAPTHVNGEEATCGGTPATPAV, encoded by the exons ATGAAACGATATTTGTTAGATCTAAGTGAACTGTTTATCGATCATCGGCGAAAAGCTTATATCGGTTATCGACCTACATGGACAACGGTGGCCTCCGTAATAGGCAGCATACGAAGCACGTTCAACATACAGCCGGACCTGTACATCTGCAGCGAGGATGGAATATTCTATCCGGAAGGTGAAAGTGTTGAGCTGATTGAGGACGAGGAAGTCATAAA GGTGTTTCCCAAAGAGCACGTTGCGAAGGAAAAGACCCGGTCAGACGACGAACCTCGTAAGCGCCGCGTTTCGAATCTTCTCCACGAAAGCAGCACATACGAAGACATTGAGGCAACGCTCTTGAGCCTTCCGAAACCGAAGCGGCGTCGTGTGCGGAAACGTAAAACTAAGCAAGATACGAGCGAAGAGCCAGCTCCCCGCCAAACGTTACCACGCACTGAAGAAGCAAAGGTACAGCAACCTGTAAGCGACACCGAACACAACAACGGACACATTCGATTTTCTCACCAGGAGTCACAGTCGAGCGAAGGTAGCAAGTCTTCGGAAGAGGTAGAACTTCCTTACAGGAATCTAAATCGTACCATGAAGGCAAGAGTGGTACACGCTGTCTCCTCACAGGCACTCAACGAACGGTCGAGTCGCAATGGATCTGACCCATCCGCAGCAACAACCGCTTCCTCTAATGGTGAACCTGCCGATAGTGAGCAAACCCAGCCCATCATCACAAAACCCAACATAAAAGCAAGAGTTGTTCGAGCTACGAACGGTGGCAGTGCGGTAGAAGTCAAGCAGGAACAACTTGAAGCTAGCGCGACGGAACAATCGTATCAACCGCAAACAACTGTAGCTGATGATACCGATGTAATCGAAATTGACGCTCCAACACATGTTAACGGTGAAGAGGCCACTTGTGGCGGGACACCAGCAACGCCGGCAGTATGA
- the LOC118510613 gene encoding thioredoxin-2: MVYMVKDSEDFNNKLEAAGDQLVVVDFFATWCGPCKVIAPKLEEFQNKYADKIVVVKVDVDECEELAAQYNIASMPTFLFIKKKEVVAQFSGANAEKLENFIQQHSG; the protein is encoded by the exons ATGGTGTACATGGTGAAAGATTCC GAGGACTTCAACAACAAGCTTGAAGCGGCCGGCGATcagctggtggtggtcgaCTTCTTCGCCACCTGGTGCGGACCGTGCAAGGTGATCGCGCCGAAGCTGGAAGAGTTCCAGAACAAGTACGCCGACAAGATCGTCGTGGTGAAGGTGGACGTGGACGAGTGTGAGGAGCTGGCGGCCCAGTACAACATTGCCAGCATGCCCACCTTCCTGTTCATCAAGAAGAAGGAAGTGGTCGCCCAGTTCTCCGGTGCGAACGCCGAAAAGTTGGAAAACTTCATCCAGCAGCACTCCGGTTGA